One Drosophila santomea strain STO CAGO 1482 chromosome X, Prin_Dsan_1.1, whole genome shotgun sequence DNA segment encodes these proteins:
- the LOC120456285 gene encoding uncharacterized protein LOC120456285 produces the protein MDTGEALKSWLTEENKPFAARVEFALKVWQSVEFPYPNKYEVVADWLSQSLGGCKDLPTQQLKDFLSLRAQPGWVTQTTKSQLIHALYEIVSREENANESALELLPLALSSELLQDALRSSNKLLFECYGSLFRCHQKCIELRRDNKDGSESQDHWDAEFVVPVIKQLAEIVRRSQQPEKLLEEYDAQTVRPLVELLLTLKTPCLDELAALEKQIDAQFTIERSKDLPLHVSLILLEASVINNRFQAKNLSSTIKCVFKTEELSQSSLQLAAHLLVSLRKYDVSLECKVGKKKNQAITGFAFVSDQLLQLVRQYKKSNLKEVLILLCSALRYNPLLLEQNVYQITVWVLTSPKENAQVEELYSEYLTLLLDMFRRLSRAERFIMNLLKALREWLGKYTLDVPHSEAKKRRTQDSKTIEDESHQLEDRFLGIIFSRTPLAAAPSANDAFKQLCQTWPSHSAGVAFTRLMSHLMSKPSLVIWKTLLHSFAELLDEDQPKEVLPENLDFARELHAALLCQYLSGTRLAEQVQLYQLQVEQQLQHTSQVLEQFGRLLLSQEHNRRLMNAFLECTERASGFELLLAYYWPDGFPASERPLQLRGFLPTAEWTLIQQRVYNFGKSCCRQRLQRLELQLVESGWLLKDQRTANCSDALAELVAPQQLFRLSRAQKQLRLHQRKHNQHLEPHLNDAESIEVLALQLLKEYGAAAKDAKAKAKGSLLVKLKLEEQVEESSLILFLREHASTETDLHMPAAQELVETLQGLPLAQLPGNIRSRLWLVIFVLYRDLSLGQQEESAKQILELLIDLMHFGHPLPICSYFPRLSELLLLIPSSSTAGWSFYETLFARCIRRQGAGSEAFLASCTRFFREQLAASNKLPAEERRLLLLAIETLSSVSGAQGRRLQSQLQPLIEIYGEMVTHKFRSKKKEASAYKEFVDCTLSGYATYVSNCINRVARQEREKEQQEKKAGEQEGLEKTKVEKKMDKKKKAKLQEEEEDGTRKELQPIDENFRRICKIYIGHSLNYRDANAIRLLNVALTHRQRLHLDPDEIEFVLSSYWRQLNADIEMGDIFSTSALDCLEPAIKLIIGYKTNEDFLLLLRRLSAQVEQMARPASQSQHAALQNVLTLLALFAKCSLSSVKGAMLNEHFEMISVSVSLRLPEPKDAAYCGHALRLLEAQRNLAGNRTVPLTGETLDCLLGSMLDVDIKHLIRNGGSWQHFVDLYAALTDNLVVLLKQHTNLMSDRAAQLSALCQDLIQAIVGYRAERKQTQDISETELDGLADLGLKLATVMATVSTTQALAVKRVAPFLLIFTIRQMVATERPTTLFEKIKVHIVRVCHELIGMCDHRAGHFILRSSNEAGARMYEGLVKDHEKYHKFRGKV, from the exons ATGGACACAGGCGAGG CGCTGAAGTCCTGGTTGACGGAAGAGAACAAGCCGTTCGCGGCACGTGTTGAGTTCGCCCTCAAGGTATGGCAATCCGTGGAGTTCCCCTATCCCAACAAGTACGAGGTCGTCGCCGACTGGCTGTCGCAGTCATTGGGTGGCTGCAAGGACTTGCCCACCCAGCAGCTGAAGGATTTCCTGAGCCTGAGGGCGCAGCCTGGCTGGGTTACTCAGACGACGAAGTCGCAGCTGATCCACGCTCTGTACGAGATCGTCTCCCGTGAGGAGAACGCAAATGAGTCGGCACTGGAGCTCCTGCCCCTGGCTCTCAGCTCTGAGCTGCTCCAGGATGCTCTGCGGTCCAGCAACAAGCTTCTATTCGAGTGCTATGGCAGCCTGTTTAGGTGCCATCAAAAGTGCATCGAACTACGCAGGGATAACAAGGATGGGAGTGAGAGCCAGGACCACTGGGATGCGGAGTTTGTAGTTCCGGTGATCAAGCAGCTGGCGGAGATTGTTCGCCGCTCTCAGCAGCCTGAGAAGCTTTTGGAAGAGTACGATGCGCAGACTGTTCGTCCTCTTGTGGAGCTGCTTCTGACCCTGAAAACTCCATGCCTCGACGAACTGGCTGCGCTGGAGAAGCAAATCGATGCTCAGTTTACCATCGAACGTAGCAAGGACCTTCCGCTACATGTCAGCCTGATCCTTTTGGAGGCCAGTGTCATAAACAATCGCTTTCAAGCAAAAAACCTCAGTTCCACCATAAAGTGTGTATTCAAGACAGAGGAATTATCGCAGTCATCGCTTCAATTGGCCGCCCATCTCCTTGTGTCACTTCGTAAATACGATGTGTCCCTGGAGTGCAAAGTGggtaaaaagaaaaatcaagCGATCACCggctttgcttttgtttctgatcagctgctgcagttggtGCGCCAGTACAAGAAGTCAAATCTGAAAGAGGTTTTAATACTTCTCTGCTCTGCGCTGCGTTATAatccgctgctgctggagcagAATGTTTACCAGATAACCGTTTGGGTGCTCACGTCGCCCAAGGAGAATGCCCAGGTGGAGGAGCTGTATTCGGAGTACCTCACCCTACTGCTGGACATGTTTCGTCGCCTGAGTCGTGCAGAGCGGTTCATCATGAATCTGCTCAAGGCCCTCAGAGAATGGCTGGGAAAGTACACTCTGGACGTTCCCCATAGCGAAGCCAAAAAGCGACGCACCCAGGACTCCAAAACGATTGAAGACGAAAGCCATCAGTTGGAGGATCGCTTTTTGGGCATCATTTTCAGTAGGACCCCATTAGCTGCGGCTCCTTCGGCCAACGACGCTTTCAAGCAGCTCTGCCAAACCTGGCCAAGTCACTCGGCCGGCGTGGCATTCACTCGCCTGATGAGCCACCTGATGAGCAAGCCCTCTCTGGTGATTTGGAAGACCCTGTTGCATTCCTTCGCCGAACTGCTTGACGAGGATCAGCCGAAGGAAGTGCTGCCCGAGAACCTGGACTTCGCACGTGAACTGCATGCTGCGCTCCTTTGCCAATACCTAAGCGGCACTCGGCTGGCTGAGCAAGTGCAGCTCTATCAGCTGCAAGTggagcaacaactgcagcacaCTTCCCAGGTGCTGGAGCAGTTTGGACGGCTGCTACTGAGCCAGGAGCACAATCGCCGGCTGATGAACGCCTTTCTGGAGTGCACAGAGCGAGCCAGTGGCTTCGAGCTGCTCCTGGCCTACTACTGGCCTGATGGTTTCCCCGCCAGCGAACGGCCACTGCAGCTGAGGGGGTTCCTGCCCACCGCCGAGTGGACATTGATCCAGCAACGGGTGTACAACTTCGGCAAGAGCTGCTGCCGGCAGAGATTGCAGCGCttggagctgcagcttgtGGAGAGCGGTTGGCTGCTGAAGGATCAGCGGACGGCCAATTGCTCAGATGCCCTGGCTGAGTTGGTGGCGCCGCAGCAACTCTTTCGGCTGTCCAGAGCGCAGAAGCAGCTCCGTTTGCATCAAAGGAAACACAATCAACACCTGGAACCGCATCTAAACGATGCGGAGAGCATTGAGGTGCTAGCACTGCAGCTGCTTAAGGAGTATGGCGCAGCGGCCAAAGATGCCAAGGCCAAGGCCAAGGGATCCCTGCTGgtcaaactgaaactggaggagcaggtggaggaGAGCTCGCTGATACTCTTCCTGAGGGAACACGCATCGACTGAAACCGACTTGCACATGCCCGCGGCCCAGGAGCTGGTTGAGACCCTGCAGGGCCTTCCATTGGCTCAGCTGCCCGGCAACATTCGATCGCGTCTTTGGCTGGTGATCTTCGTTCTGTACAGGGATCTCAGTCTTGGCCAGCAGGAGGAGAGTGCCAAGCAGATACTGGAGCTACTAATAG ATCTTATGCACTTTGGTCATCCGCTGCCCATATGCAGCTACTTCCCGCGGCTAAGCGAACTGCTCCTCCTAATCCCAAGCAGCTCGACGGCGGGCTGGAGCTTCTACGAAACACTTTTTGCCCGCTGCATTCGCCGCCAGGGTGCTGGTAGTGAGGCATTTCTGGCAAGTTGCACGCGCTTCTTTAGAGAGCAACTGGCTGCGTCAAACAAGCTGCCAGCGGAGGAGCGTCGtcttctgctgctggccatCGAAACACTTAGCAGTGTATCTGGAGCGCAGGGCAGGCGATTGCAGAGCCAACTGCAGCCGCTTATTGAGATCTATGGCGAGATGGTGACGCACAAGTTTCGCTCCAAGAAAAAGGAGGCATCTGCCTACAAGGAGTTCGTGGACTGCACTCTGTCGGGTTATGCCACTTACGTGAGCAACTGCATCAACCGCGTGGCCAGGCAGGAGCGGGAGAAAGAACAGCAGGAGAAGAAGGCCGGCGAGCAAGAGGGTCTGGAGAAAACGAAGGTCGAGAAGAAAATggacaaaaagaagaaagcgAAGCttcaggaggaggaggaagacgGAACGCGGAAGGAGCTGCAACCCATAGACGAAAACTTCCGACGCATCTGTAAGATATACATTGGTCACTCG TTGAACTATCGGGATGCCAATGCCATACGCTTGCTGAATGTGGCGCTCACCCATCGCCAGCGCTTGCATTTGGATCCGGATGAGATTGAGTTCGTGCTGAGCAGCTATTGGCGGCAGTTGAATGCGGACATTGAGATGGGCGACATTTTCTCCACCTCAGCACTGGATTGCCTGGAGCCGGCCATCAAGCTGATCATTGGCTACAAGACTAACGAGGacttcctgctgctcctgcgcCGTCTTTCCGCACAAGTGGAGCAAATGGCACGCCCTGCGTCGCAGAGCCAACATGCCGCGCTCCAGAATGTGCTAACCCTTTTGGCACTCTTTGCCAAGTGCTCGTTGAGCAGCGTGAAGGGAGCG ATGCTTAATGAGCATTTCGAGATGATCAGTGTGAGTGTTTCGCTGCGCCTGCCGGAACCCAAAGACGCGGCATACTGCGGTCATGCCCTCCGACTCCTGGAAGCTCAGCGTAACCTGGCCGGGAATCGTACAGTGCCTCTCACAGGGGAGACCCTGGACTGCCTTCTGGGCAGCATGCTGGATGTGGACATCAAGCACTTGATCAGAAACGGCGGCAGTTGGCAGCACTTTGTGGATCTGTATGCGGCACTCACGGACAACCTGGTTGTGCTGCTGAAACAACACACCAACCTGATGTCAGACCGAGCGGCGCAGCTCAGTGCCCTGTGCCAGGATCTGATCCAAGCCATCGTTGGCTATCGGGCGGAAAGAAAGCAGACACAGGACATCAGTGAAACGGAGCTGGATGGCTTGGCGGACTTGGGTCTGAAGCTGGCCACTGTGATGGCCACAGTGAGCACCACGCAGGCGCTGGCCGTAAAGAGAGTGGCGCCCTTCCTGCTGATCTTCACCATTCGCCAAATGGTGGCCACCGAAAGGCCCACGACGCTGTTCGAAAAG ATCAAGGTCCACATAGTGCGCGTCTGCCACGAGCTGATCGGGATGTGCGATCACCGAGCCGGACACTTCATCCTACGCTCCAGCAACGAGGCCGGCGCCAGGATGTACGAGGGATTGGTGAAGGATCACGAGAAGTACCACAAGTTCAGGGGCAAGGTGTAG
- the LOC120456287 gene encoding ATP-binding cassette sub-family B member 10, mitochondrial isoform X1 — protein MLLNCTRLTHLCTTLRVRQNSQIRLSTSYNHHLGRCLHHRTTRSLQHSLSPPPPPPTRHHSHLLPTLRMPWWCMRRGFAQSSKWLARNAKADAPTAVGAGIVPAPVKMGRSQFGRLLSLSKSEKWVLTAGIGCLIVSSAITMSVPLFLGKVIDVVFNKSGMDSAAMAKLGEYSVLLFGIFVLGGCANFARVHLFGNAALRIVRNLRSRLYKSMLMQEVGWFDTKGTGELINRLSNDTLMVGTSLSQNVSDGLRSVAMIGVGTGMMIYTSPQLAAMSALVVPAMAGMAIVYGRYVRRITKVELDKYAEIMKFAEERFGNVKTVKTFCREQQEVAAFDGQLDEALQIGYKETRARAIFFGLTGFCGNFIIISVLYYGGTLVLQDSLTIGALTAFMLYAGYVAISMNGLSNFYSQLNKGIGAAERIWEILDRECSIPIDQGIVPLEKPVGEVGFQNVFFTFPTRPDSAVLADFSLNLMPGTTTAVVGRSGSGKTTIALLMLRLYDPQGGSVLLDGIDLRTVNPQWLRNNIGAVSQEPVLFSSSIRENILYGANPGETPSPERLQQVVEDANVSQFTDQLPDGLDTLVGQRGMMLSGGQKQRVAIARALIKNPAILILDEATSALDAVSENLVQNALDNLIQGRTVLTIAHRLSTIRNADQIAVLSEGKIVEQGSYNELMGIQEGVFRELVASQAFGSRN, from the exons ATGCTGTTGAACTGTACGAGGCTCACACACCTCTGCACGACTCTCCGGGTCAGGCAAAACAGCCAAATCAGGCTGTCCACATCATATAATCACCACCTGGGCAGGTGCCTCCACCATCGAACCACCCGGTCGCTCCAACACAGCCTTTCCCCGCCCCCGCCGCCGCCGACCCGCCACCATAGCCACCTGCTCCCAACGCTCCGCATGCCGTGGTGGTGCATGCGCCGTGGATTCGCACAGAGCAGCAAGTGGTTGGCCAGGAATGCAAAGGCGGACGCACCAACCGCAGTTGGAGCCGGAATCGTGCCCGCCCCCGTGAAAATGGGCAGATCCCAGTTCGGCCGCCTGCTCAGTCTGAGTAAATCGGAGAAATGGGTGCTGACAG CGGGCATTGGCTGTCTGATAGTCTCCTCGGCCATCACCATGTCGGTTCCCCTGTTTCTGGGCAAGGTCATTGATGTGGTCTTCAATAAATCGGGCATGGACAGCGCAGCCATGGCCAAGTTGGGCGAGTACTCGGTGCTCCTCTTTGGGATCTTCGTGCTGGGCGGATGCGCCAACTTCGCCCGCGTCCATCTGTTTGGAAATGCGG CTCTCCGCATAGTGCGCAATCTGAGATCCCGGCTATACAAGTCAATGCTGATGCAGGAGGTGGGTTGGTTCGATACCAAGGGCACTGGGGAACTGATAAACCGGCTCAGCAACGACACCTTGATGGTGGGCACCTCGTTGAGCCAGAACGTATCCGATGGCCTGCGATCTGTGGCCATGATTGGCGTCGGCACGGGCATGATG ATCTACACCTCCCCCCAGTTGGCGGCCATGAGTGCCTTGGTGGTGCCCGCGATGGCGGGCATGGCCATCGTGTACGGACGCTATGTGAGGCGGATCACCAAAGTAGAGCTGGACAAGTACGCGGAGATAATGAAGTTTGCGGAGGAGCGGTTTGGCAATGTGAAAACGGTCAAGACCTTCTGCCGAGAACAACAGGAAGTAGCTGCCTTCGATGGCCAGCTGGACGAAGCTCTGCAGATTGGCTACAAGGAGACACGTGCCAGAGCTATTTTCTTTGGACTG ACTGGCTTCTGTGGCAACTTTATCATTATATCAGTGCTGTACTATGGAGGCACCTTGGTTTTACAAGACTCGCTGACGATTGGAGCCCTCACAGCCTTCATGCTTTACGCCGGCTATGTGGCCATCTCGATGAATGGGCTGTCCAACTTCTACAGCCAGCTGAACAAAGGCATTGGGGCCGCGGAGCGCATTTGGGAGATCTTGGACAGGGAGTGCTCGATACCCATTGACCAAGGTATCGTACCGCTGGAGAAGCCGGTGGGCGAAGTAGGATTCCAGAATGTGTTCTTTACGTTTCCAACGCGGCCCGACTCGGCCGTCCTCGCCGACTTTTCGCTAAATTTGATGCCGGGAACAACCACGGCGGTAGTGGGTCGTTCGGGATCTGGGAAGACGACGATAGCTCTGCTAATGCTCCGACTTTATGATCCCCAAGGGGGCTCGGTGCTGTTGGATGGCATTGACTTGCGAACGGTGAATCCGCAGTGGCTGCGAAACAACATTGGTGCTGTCAGTCAGGAGCCGGTGCTCTTTTCGAGCTCCATTCGAGAGAACATTCTGTACGGCGCTAATCCTGGCGAAACACCCAGCCCGGAACGACTGCAGCAGGTGGTTGAAGACGCCAATGTCAGCCAGTTCACCGACCAACTGCCCGATGGACTGGACACGCTCGTCGGCCAGCGGGGAATGATGCTTAGTGGCGGGCAGAAGCAACGAGTGGCCATTGCCAGGGCTCTAATCAAG AACCCCGCTATCCTGATTCTGGATGAAGCCACAAGTGCGTTGGACGCCGTTTCGGAGAACCTGGTGCAGAATGCCCTCGACAACCTGATCCAGGGACGCACCGTGCTGACCATTGCCCATCGGCTCAGCACAATACGGAATGCGGATCAAATCGCCGTCCTGAGCGAGGGAAAGATTGTGGAGCAGGGCAGCTACAACGAGCTCATGGGCATCCAGGAGGGCGTCTTCCGGGAACTGGTGGCCAGCCAAGCATTCGGCAGCCGAAACTAA
- the LOC120456287 gene encoding ATP-binding cassette sub-family B member 10, mitochondrial isoform X2: protein MRQLRPRPSVWKCGSPHSAQSEIPAIQVNADAGGGLVRYQGHWGTDKPAQQRHLDGGHLVEPERIRWPAICGHDWRRHGHDVLPLQIYTSPQLAAMSALVVPAMAGMAIVYGRYVRRITKVELDKYAEIMKFAEERFGNVKTVKTFCREQQEVAAFDGQLDEALQIGYKETRARAIFFGLTGFCGNFIIISVLYYGGTLVLQDSLTIGALTAFMLYAGYVAISMNGLSNFYSQLNKGIGAAERIWEILDRECSIPIDQGIVPLEKPVGEVGFQNVFFTFPTRPDSAVLADFSLNLMPGTTTAVVGRSGSGKTTIALLMLRLYDPQGGSVLLDGIDLRTVNPQWLRNNIGAVSQEPVLFSSSIRENILYGANPGETPSPERLQQVVEDANVSQFTDQLPDGLDTLVGQRGMMLSGGQKQRVAIARALIKNPAILILDEATSALDAVSENLVQNALDNLIQGRTVLTIAHRLSTIRNADQIAVLSEGKIVEQGSYNELMGIQEGVFRELVASQAFGSRN, encoded by the exons ATGCGCCAACTTCGCCCGCGTCCATCTGTTTGGAAATGCGG CTCTCCGCATAGTGCGCAATCTGAGATCCCGGCTATACAAGTCAATGCTGATGCAGGAGGTGGGTTGGTTCGATACCAAGGGCACTGGGGAACTGATAAACCGGCTCAGCAACGACACCTTGATGGTGGGCACCTCGTTGAGCCAGAACGTATCCGATGGCCTGCGATCTGTGGCCATGATTGGCGTCGGCACGGGCATGATG TGCTTCCATTGCAGATCTACACCTCCCCCCAGTTGGCGGCCATGAGTGCCTTGGTGGTGCCCGCGATGGCGGGCATGGCCATCGTGTACGGACGCTATGTGAGGCGGATCACCAAAGTAGAGCTGGACAAGTACGCGGAGATAATGAAGTTTGCGGAGGAGCGGTTTGGCAATGTGAAAACGGTCAAGACCTTCTGCCGAGAACAACAGGAAGTAGCTGCCTTCGATGGCCAGCTGGACGAAGCTCTGCAGATTGGCTACAAGGAGACACGTGCCAGAGCTATTTTCTTTGGACTG ACTGGCTTCTGTGGCAACTTTATCATTATATCAGTGCTGTACTATGGAGGCACCTTGGTTTTACAAGACTCGCTGACGATTGGAGCCCTCACAGCCTTCATGCTTTACGCCGGCTATGTGGCCATCTCGATGAATGGGCTGTCCAACTTCTACAGCCAGCTGAACAAAGGCATTGGGGCCGCGGAGCGCATTTGGGAGATCTTGGACAGGGAGTGCTCGATACCCATTGACCAAGGTATCGTACCGCTGGAGAAGCCGGTGGGCGAAGTAGGATTCCAGAATGTGTTCTTTACGTTTCCAACGCGGCCCGACTCGGCCGTCCTCGCCGACTTTTCGCTAAATTTGATGCCGGGAACAACCACGGCGGTAGTGGGTCGTTCGGGATCTGGGAAGACGACGATAGCTCTGCTAATGCTCCGACTTTATGATCCCCAAGGGGGCTCGGTGCTGTTGGATGGCATTGACTTGCGAACGGTGAATCCGCAGTGGCTGCGAAACAACATTGGTGCTGTCAGTCAGGAGCCGGTGCTCTTTTCGAGCTCCATTCGAGAGAACATTCTGTACGGCGCTAATCCTGGCGAAACACCCAGCCCGGAACGACTGCAGCAGGTGGTTGAAGACGCCAATGTCAGCCAGTTCACCGACCAACTGCCCGATGGACTGGACACGCTCGTCGGCCAGCGGGGAATGATGCTTAGTGGCGGGCAGAAGCAACGAGTGGCCATTGCCAGGGCTCTAATCAAG AACCCCGCTATCCTGATTCTGGATGAAGCCACAAGTGCGTTGGACGCCGTTTCGGAGAACCTGGTGCAGAATGCCCTCGACAACCTGATCCAGGGACGCACCGTGCTGACCATTGCCCATCGGCTCAGCACAATACGGAATGCGGATCAAATCGCCGTCCTGAGCGAGGGAAAGATTGTGGAGCAGGGCAGCTACAACGAGCTCATGGGCATCCAGGAGGGCGTCTTCCGGGAACTGGTGGCCAGCCAAGCATTCGGCAGCCGAAACTAA
- the LOC120456288 gene encoding probable methylmalonate-semialdehyde dehydrogenase [acylating], mitochondrial, producing the protein MGGCAAFSFSVATVRRARDPIPAPNSHLRIPKMSLVRLIGAEARHLAKRSYSSAAPTTKLFIDGKFVESKTNEWIDVHDPATNQVVTRVPKATQAEMQTALESNKKAFRSWSNQSILTRQQVMFKLQALIKENMGELAKNITKEQGKTLADAEGDVLRGLQVVEHCCSIPSLQMGETVANVAKDMDTYSLVLPLGVTAGVAPFNFPAMIPLWMFPVAITTGNTMLLKPSERVPGATMLLMELLNEAGCPPGVVNVIHGQHDAVNFICDAPEIKAVSFVGSDQAGKYIYERAGKNGKRVQSNMGAKNHGIILGDANKENTLNQLAGAAFGAAGQRCMALSTAVFVGDAQAWIPDLVERAQKLKVNAGHVPGTDVGPVISAASRQRINDLIESGVKEGAKLILDGRKITVPGYEDGYFVGPTILSDVTPSMKCYTEEIFGPVLVILKADTLDDAIGIVNANPYGNGTAVFTTNGAAARKFVNEIDAGQVGVNVPIPVPLPMFSFTGTRGSFRGDHHFYGKQGIKFYTQTKTVTQLWRETDVTHTQAAVAMPTMK; encoded by the exons ATGGGCGGCTGCGCTGCGTTCAGTTTCAGTGTAGCCACCGTTCGGAGAGCACGCGATCCGATCCCCGCACCAAATTCTCATCTCCGTATCCCCAAGATGTCCCTAGTGCGATTGATCGGAGCAGAG GCCCGCCATCTGGCGAAGAGGTCATACTCCTCGGCAGCTCCCACCACCAAGCTCTTCATCGACGGCAAGTTCGTCGAGTCCAAGACGAACGAATGGATTGACGTGCACGACCCGGCCACCAACCAAGTGGTCACCCGCGTGCCCAAGGCCACACAGGCGGAGATGCAGACGGCCCTCGAGTCGAACAAGAAGGCCTTCCGCTCGTGGAGCAACCAGTCGATCCTCACCCGCCAGCAGGTGATGTTCAAGCTGCAGGCTCTCATCAAGGAGAACATGGGCGAGCTGGCCAAGAACATTACCAAGGAGCAGGGCAAGACCTTGGCCGACGCCGAGGGCGACGTGCTCCGCGGCCTTCAGGTGGTGGAACACTGCTGCAGCATCCCGTCCCTGCAGATGGGTGAGACAGTGGCCAACGTGGCCAAGGACATGGACACCTACTCGCTGGTCCTGCCCCTCGGAGTGACCGCTGGCGTTGCGCCGTTCAATTTCCCGGCCATGATACCGCTGTGGATGTTCCCGGTGGCCATCACCACCGGCAACACCATGCTGCTGAAGCCATCGGAACGTGTGCCCGGTGCAACCATGCTGCTGATGGAGCTCCTGAACGAAGCCGGCTGCCCGCCGGGTGTGGTCAACGTGATCCATGGCCAGCACGACGCCGTGAACTTCATCTGCGATGCTCCCGAAATCAAGGCAGTGTCCTTCGTGGGCTCCGACCAGGCGGGCAAGTACATCTACGAGCGGGCTGGCAAGAATGGCAAGCGGGTGCAGTCCAACATGGGCGCCAAGAACCACGGCATCATCCTGGGCGATGCCAACAAGGAGAACACTTTGAACCAGTTGGCCGGTGCCGCTTTCGGAGCTGCTGGTCAGCGCTGCATGGCCTTGTCCACGGCCGTCTTCGTGGGCGATGCCCAGGCATGGATTCCCGATCTCGTGGAGCGTGCCCAGAAGCTGAAGGTAAATGCCGGCCATGTGCCTGGAACTGATGTGGGACCCGTGATCAGTGCCGCCTCCCGCCAACGCATCAACGACCTGATTGAGTCTGGGGTCAAGGAGGGAGCTAAGCTCATCCTGGACGGCAGGAAGATTACCGTGCCCGGTTACGAGGATGGATACTTTGTGGGTCCCACCATCCTGAGCGATGTTACGCCCAGCATGAAGTGCTACACCGAGGAGATCTTTGGCCCTGTGTTGGTCATCCTGAAGGCCGACACCTTGGACGATGCCATTGGCATTGTGAATGCCAATCCCTATGGCAATGGTACCGCCGTCTTCACCACCAACGGAGCAGCCGCCCGCAAGTTTGTCAACGAAATCGATGCCGGCCAGGTTGGCGTGAATGTGCCAATTCCCGTGCCCCTGCCCATGTTCTCCTTCACCGGAACTCGTGGCTCTTTCCGCGGCGACCATCACTTCTACGGCAAGCAGGGCATCAAGTTCTACACCCAGACGAAGACGGTCACCCAGTTGTGGCGGGAAACGGACGTGACTCACACCCAGGCGGCTGTGGCCATGCCCACCATGAAATAG
- the LOC120456291 gene encoding uncharacterized protein LOC120456291 — MEATPGYQDISALEKSVANAGSQLYTMAHKLHAVERSLEQTTMEQMDEMEVLELLESMSEVTNEYQNLRKDIREVQQLQRDVSSSIRYQMRSMQQTFHTLKQRIASSQKGRKKPKKGLDEATAGAGHGIHE; from the exons ATGGAGGCCACGCCGGGCTACCAGGACATCAGCGCTCTGGAAAAATCG GTGGCCAATGCAGGATCGCAGCTCTACACGATGGCCCACAAGCTGCATGCGGTGGAGCGCAGCCTCGAGCAGACGACGATGGAGCAGATGGACGAGATGGAGGTGCTCGAGTTGCTCGAGTCGATGAGCGAGGTGACCAACGAGTACCAGAATCTGCGCAAGGACATTCGCGAggtgcagcagttgcagcgtGACGTCAGCAGCTCCATACGGTACCAAATGCGCAGCATGCAGCAGACTTTCCACACGCTAAAACAGCGCATAGCCAGCTCCCAGAAGGGGCgcaaaaagccaaagaaagGCCTCGATGAAGCTACAGCTGGAGCAGGGCATGGGATTCATGAATAA